A window of Exiguobacterium sp. FSL W8-0210 genomic DNA:
CGTTGACATTCAAATGGTGTCCTTTTGAAGTCGTACCACCCATATATCCGTCAAGTAATCCGACTGTATTGCGAATGCGTGTGGCTTCATCCTTACCAAGTGCTTTTGGAACGATCGAGAACGTGTAGGAAATCCCGTCGAGCGCATGTTCATATGGTAATTTTCCGACAGATGTCAGTGCGGCGACAGCTCCTCTAGTGTCACGTCCATGCATCGGGTTAGCACCCGGTGCGAATGGTTCACCCGCACGGCGTCCATCTGGCGTATTTCCTGTTTTTTTACCATAGACGACGTTTGAAGTAATCGTCAGGACAGACTGCGTCGGAAGGGCATTGCGATACGTTGGATGTTTACGGATTTTCTCCATGAACAGTGTGACGAGATCGACCGCCATCTGATCCACCCGTTCATCGTTATTCCCGAACTTCGGAAACTCGCCTTCGATCTTGAAATCAACTGCAATCCCATCCGCATCTCGGATTGGACGAACTGTTGCGTAACGGATGGCGGATAGACTGTCAGCGACGACCGATAAACCAGCGATACCGCATGCCATCGTCCGTAAGATTTCCGGATCATGTAAAGCCATTTCAATCCGTTCGTAGCTGTACTTATCATGCATGTAGTGGATGACATTCAGTGTGTTGACGTACAGTTCTGCGAGCCAATCGAGTTGACGATCATAAGCCGCCATGACGGTTTCGTAATCGAGTACTTCATCAAGCATCAATGGACTTGCTGGGGCGACTTGAATTTTGAGCTTCTCGTCCATTCCGCCATTGATCGTATAAAGTAATGCTTTTGCCAGGTTTGCTCGCGCACCGAAGAACTGCATCTGTTTCCCGATCTTCATCGCGGAGACACAACAAGCGATGCCGTAATCATCTCCATAAACCGGTAACATCAAATCATCGTTTTCATATTGAATCGAGCTTGAAACGATCGACATCTTCGCACAGAATTCCTTGAATCCGCGTGGAAGCTGAGTAGACCAGAGAACGGTTAGATTCGGTTCCGGTGCCGGACCAAGTGTCGAGAGTGTGTGTAAGAAGCGGAATGAACTTTTCGTGACGTTTGATCGTCCATCTTCACTCATTCCACCGATTGATTCCGTTACCCACGTCGGATCACCTGAGAACAGATCGTTGTAGTCTGGTGTCCGTAAGAACTTAACGATCCGAAGCTTCATGACGAAATGATCGACGAGTTCTTGTGCAGTCTCTTCCGTCAAGC
This region includes:
- the pflB gene encoding formate C-acetyltransferase translates to MLLEKTSAWTNFTSGEWVKTIDVADFIRLNRTEYTGDDHFLVGPTQATERLWQQILQLTNEERQRGGVYAVDAKTPSTILSHDAGYLNRSLEKIVGLQTDEPFKRSIHPNGGIRMVNDALSAYGFEADETVTKTFSEYRKTHNQGVFDAYTPEMRAARKAGIITGLPDAYGRGRIIGDYRRVALYGTARLIEERKKDLKARGGFLSESMIRDREEMNEQLRALTELTELGARYGFDLSRPAETAQEAFQWVYLAYLAAIKEQNGAAMSLGRVSTFLDIYVERDLAAGRLTEETAQELVDHFVMKLRIVKFLRTPDYNDLFSGDPTWVTESIGGMSEDGRSNVTKSSFRFLHTLSTLGPAPEPNLTVLWSTQLPRGFKEFCAKMSIVSSSIQYENDDLMLPVYGDDYGIACCVSAMKIGKQMQFFGARANLAKALLYTINGGMDEKLKIQVAPASPLMLDEVLDYETVMAAYDRQLDWLAELYVNTLNVIHYMHDKYSYERIEMALHDPEILRTMACGIAGLSVVADSLSAIRYATVRPIRDADGIAVDFKIEGEFPKFGNNDERVDQMAVDLVTLFMEKIRKHPTYRNALPTQSVLTITSNVVYGKKTGNTPDGRRAGEPFAPGANPMHGRDTRGAVAALTSVGKLPYEHALDGISYTFSIVPKALGKDEATRIRNTVGLLDGYMGGTTSKGHHLNVNVFDRETLLDAMEHPEQYPQLTIRVSGYAVNFIKLTREQQIDVINRTFHGSL